One part of the Coregonus clupeaformis isolate EN_2021a unplaced genomic scaffold, ASM2061545v1 scaf0385, whole genome shotgun sequence genome encodes these proteins:
- the LOC121548256 gene encoding kinesin-like protein kif7 isoform X1, with protein MSPKVPGHGRAEDTAVQVAVRVRPLLPKELLHSHESCMTADPEQRRVTLGHDRHFHCDFLFEETSCQEEVYAVCVQPLIEAFFQGFNATVFAYGQTGSGKTYTIGEANISSFRDEEQGIIPRAVAEVFKLLDENDLSDFSVRVSYLEVYKEDFRDLLEVETASKDIHIREDDKGNIVLCGVKECEVEGLDEVLSLLESGNTARHTGATQMNPHSSRSHTIFSVHMDQRRGGSRAHVNTTTGTGPHVLSSKFHFVDLAGSERILRTGNTGERLKESIQINSGLLALGNVIGALGDPKRRGTHIPYRDSKITRILKDSLGGNAKTLMIACISPSSADFDESLNTLNYAKRARNIQNRATVNCRGEPDRVEGLEQQIRALRRALENRQRSETRIIARSDPDRRSRPGEGEIIRLQAQSAHYRTCTDTAYRLLRELQGEGALTAEQGLRVKDWLCSVEEERSGLTTASGPDSGIESSSTEDTAALRRGRAAVKNQEAETGGEEWGREREESVAQLQGQVQQLERENTDFLAALEDAMEQYKQQSDKLQEQQDVIVELQCLLSGPGVLGLGLHLTPRPHTAPLGSTRHAHNGLTNKRVGPVDCVESRSFGDQVQCGYAQSSHDHKDLGGGEVKDSEEEDAYVNMSQDRRKQVNLTWTKRDVMGGSAAVGRGLLSQLPASEQLSTRRPSNSSVGESSVGLGSEWGLLQAQQKIRELSVTIRMKEELIRELVKTGKDAQALNRQYSRKISALEGEAEQARQEVQEAQRQLQDLEKQEKETSGVTDRTRAQECRRKIAAAQSKVQVLSQRQRDTARLASLSAQSERRVSELERSVQGMRQQQEQLQRRLRHESQQKRRLETEMQRRTHRVKELEIKNEQQQKILRIKTEEIAAFQRQRRSGSNGSVISLEEQLKIEEQKRWLDEEMESVLEQRKGLEDLEGELTKREQILAKKEALLQERSGLETKRLRSSQALSKDLVTLSGRIESLERELSERNGLLRSSSAQDSQQIRQEINNLRLEKDTLLKQRVELDDKLRQGSLLSPEEERTVFQLDEAIEALDAAIEYKNEAITQRQRQLRASASMLSQWEMNLMAKLSYLSASETRALLCKYFDKVVSLREEERKLQLALADLEMRGEEQQQLVQWLENALDRTQLDTDRRLTQQQKEHERSVQLLLQQCREQIDEGLAGRQRQYEGWIHNLRKELNHYKAANLELSNRLRELCGNASQPMEQGKVPVFEGRTAGSGSVERLSRGPDDSRRGGPGEPERPTRSREEIRELVNAPLPATWRRSSLPTEDPCGMEELQQRVAVETSVNRVVQTGTGPWSGTTSLPFSKSRRESRRSSLNTGPLISNNSIIDVRKNPV; from the exons ATGTCTCCCAAAGTGCCTGGCCATGGCAGGGCGGAGGACACGGCGGTGCAGGTCGCTGTTCGAGTGCGCCCCCTGCTGCCCAAGGAGCTGCTGCACAGCCACGAGAGCTGCATGACGGCTGACCCTGAGCAGCGCAGGGTCACTCTGGGTCACGACCGACACTTCCACTGTGACTTCCTGTTTGAGGAGACCAGCTGCCAGGAGGAGGTGTACGCTGTGTGTGTCCAGCCCCTCATAGAGGCCTTCTTTCAGGGTTTCAATGCCACTGTCTTCGCCTATGGACAGACAGGCTCTGGCAAGACATACACTATCGGAGAGGCCAACATTT CTTCCTTTAGGGATGAGGAGCAGGGCATCATCCCCAGGGCTGTGGCTGAGGTCTTCAAGCTGCTGGATGAGAATGACCTTAGTGACTTCTCTGTCCGAGTGTCTTACCTGGAGGTGTACAAGGAGGACTTCAGGGACCTGCTGGAGGTGGAGACAGCCAGCAAGGACATCCACATCAGAGAGGATGACAAGGGCAACATTG TGCTGTGCGGGGTGAAGGAGTGTGAGGTGGAGGGGCTGGACGAGGTGCTGAGCCTGCTGGAATCTGGCAACACGGCCAGACACACAGGCGCCACCCAGATGAACCCCCACTCCAGCCGCTCACACACCATCTTCAGCGTGCACATGGACCAGCGCCGCGGCGGCTCCCGGGCCCATGTTAACACCACCACGGGCACCGGGCCTCACGTCCTCTCCTCTAAGTTCCACTTTGTGGACCTAGCGGGGTCGGAGAGAATCCTCCGCACAGGGAACACAGgggagaggctgaaggagagcaTCCAGATCAACAGTGGCCTGCTGGCCCTGGGGAATGTCATAGGAGCCCTGGGAGACCCCAAAAGGAGAGGCACCCATATACCATACAGGGACTCCAAAATCACCAG GATCTTGAAAGATTCTCTGGGAGGAAACGCCAAGACGCTGATGATTGCCTGCATCAGCCCCTCCTCTGCGGACTTTGACGAGAGCCTGAACACACTGAACTACGCCAAGCGGGCCCGCAACATCCAGAACCGGGCCACGGTGAACTGCCGAGGAGAGCCGGACCGCGTGGAGGGGCTGGAGCAGCAGATCCGGGCTCTCCGCAGGGCCCTTGAGAACCGTCAACGCTCAGAGACCCGTATCATCGCCCGCTCCGACCCAGACAGGCGGTCGCGCCCCGGAGAGGGAGAGATCATCAGACTGCAAGCCCAGAGTGCCCACTACAGGACCTGTACTGACACTGCATACAG GTTGCTGCGTGAGCTGCAGGGTGAGGGGGCGCTGACTGCGGAGCAGGGCCTGAGGGTGAAGGACTGGCTGTGTTCTGTGGAGGAAGAACGGAGCGGCCTGACCACCGCCTCAGGACCTGACAGCGGCATCGAGAGCAGCTCCACCGAGGACACCGCCGCtctgaggagggggagggctGCCGTCAAGAACCAG GAGGCAGAGACTGGTGGGGAGGAGTGGGGccgtgagagggaggagagtgtgGCTCAGCTCCAGGGCCAGGTCcagcagctggagagagagaacacagacttCCTGGCTGCTCTGGAGGACGCCATGGAGCAGTACAAACAGCAG aGTGATAAGCTACAGGAGCAGCAGGACGTGATAGTGGAGCTGCAGTGTCTGCTCTCTGGGCCAGGTGTACTGGGGCTGGGATTACACCTGACACCACGCCCCCACACGGCCCCCCTGGGCTCCACACGCCACGCCCACAACGGACTCACCAACAAACGG GTTGGTCCAGTGGACTGTGTGGAGAGCAGATCATTTGGTGACCAGGTCCAGTGTGGTTATGCTCAATCTTCTCATGACCACAAGGATCTAGGAGGGGGAGAGGTGAAGGACTCTGAGGAAGAGGACGCTTACGTCAACATGAGCCAAGACAGACGGAA ACAGGTGAATCTGACTTGGACTAAGAGAGATGTCATGGGTGGATCAGCAGCTGTAGGGAGAGGTCTCCTGTCTCAGCTGCCTGCCTCTGAACAACTCTCCACCCGGCGACCAT CCAACTCCAGTGTAGGGGAGAGCTCAGTGGGTCTGGGGTCAGAGTGGGGCCTGCTACAGGCCCAGCAGAAGATCAGAGAGCTGTCTGTCACTATCCGCATGAAGGAGGAGCTCATCAGAGAACTGGTCAAGAcag GTAAGGACGCCCAGGCTCTGAACAGGCAGTACAGCCGTAAGATCTCTGCCCTGGAGGGGGAGGCTGAGCAGGCCAGGCAGGAGGTCCAGGAGGCCCAGAGACAGCTTCAGGACCTGGAGAAACAGGAGAAGGAGACCAGCGGTGTCACTGACAGGACCAGGGCCCAGGAGTGTCGCAGGAAGATAGCTGCagcacagagcaaagtacag gtcctGAGCCAGCGTCAGAGGGACACGGCGCGGCTGGCGTCGCTGTCTGCGCAGAGCGAGCGGCGTGTATCGGAGCTGGAGCGCAGCGTGCAGGGCATGAGGCAGCAGCAGGAGCAGCTGCAGAGACGTCTGCGGCACGAGAGCCAACAGAAACGACGCCTGGAGACGGAGATGCAGCGACGCACGCACAGAGTCAAG gagCTGGAGATAAAGAATGAACAGCAGCAGAAGATCCTGAGAATAAAGACGGAGGAGATTGCTGCCTTCCAGAGACAGAGACGCAGCGGCAGCAACGGCTCTGTCATCTCACTGGAGGAGCAGCTG AAGATTGAGGAGCAGAAGCGCTGGCTGGATGAGGAGATGGAGAGTGTTCTGGAGCAGAGGAAAGGACTGGAGGACCTGGAGGGAGAGCTGACCAAGAGGGAACAGATCCTAGCTAAGAAGGAGGCCCTGTTGCAGGAGCGCAGTGGCCTGGAGACCAAGAGACTCCGCTCCAGTCAG GCCCTCAGTAAGGACCTGGTGACGCTGTCTGGCCGTATCGAGTCTCTGGAGAGGGAGCTGAGTGAGAGGAACGGCCTGCTCCGCAGCAGCAGTGCCCAGGACTCCCAGCAGATCCGCCAGGAGATCAACAACCTGCGCCTGGAGAAGGACACACTGCTCAAACAGAGGGTGGAGCTGGATGACAAGCTACGGCAGGGCAGCCTGCTCTCACCAGAG GAGGAGCGGACTGTGTTCCAGCTGGACGAGGCCATCGAGGCTCTGGATGCGGCTATAGAGTATAAGAACGAGGCCATAACCCAGAGACAGAGGCAGCTGAGGGCCTCTGCCAGCATGCTCTCCCAATGGGAGATGAACCTCATGGCCAAACTCAGCTACCTGTCTGCCTCAGAGACCCGTGCGCTGCTCTGCAAGTACTTTGACAAG gtggtGTCGCTGCGTGAGGAGGAGcgtaagctgcagctggccctgGCAGATCTGGAGATGCGTggtgaggagcagcagcagctggTGCAGTGGCTGGAGAACGCTCTGGACCGCACGCAGCTCGACACGGACCGCAGGCTCACACAGCAGCAGAAGGAGCATGAGAGGAGTGTACAGCTACTGCTGCAGCAGTGCCGAG AGCAAATTGACGAGGGCCTGGCAGGGAGGCAGAGGCAGTACGAAGGCTGGATCCATAACCTCCGTAAAGAGCTCAACCACTACAAGGCTGCCAACCTGGAACTGAGCAACAGGCTTAGGGAGCTGTGTGGCAACGCCAGCCAACCCATGGAGCAGGGAAAGG TTCCGGTCTTTGAGGGAAGAACAGCAGGCAGTGGCAGTGTGGAGAGGCTGAGCCGAGGCCCAGATGACAGCCGTAGGGGAGGGCCAGGGGAGCCAGAGAGACCAACCAGATCCCGGGAGGAAATAAGGGAGCTGGTCAACGCCCCTCTCCCTGCCACATGGAGGCgctcctccctccccaccgaGGACCCCTGCGGCATGGAGGAGCTACAGCAGCGGGTGGCCGTGGAGACGTCTGTAAACCGGGTGGTTCAGACAGGCACGGGGCCTTGGAGTGGGACAACATCTCTGCCATTTTCCAAATCACGCAGAGAGTCCCGCCGATCCAGCCTCAACACCGGACCACTGATCTCAAATAATTCCATAATTGATGTGAGGAAAAATCCTGTTTAA
- the LOC121548256 gene encoding kinesin-like protein kif7 isoform X2 — MSPKVPGHGRAEDTAVQVAVRVRPLLPKELLHSHESCMTADPEQRRVTLGHDRHFHCDFLFEETSCQEEVYAVCVQPLIEAFFQGFNATVFAYGQTGSGKTYTIGEANISSFRDEEQGIIPRAVAEVFKLLDENDLSDFSVRVSYLEVYKEDFRDLLEVETASKDIHIREDDKGNIVLCGVKECEVEGLDEVLSLLESGNTARHTGATQMNPHSSRSHTIFSVHMDQRRGGSRAHVNTTTGTGPHVLSSKFHFVDLAGSERILRTGNTGERLKESIQINSGLLALGNVIGALGDPKRRGTHIPYRDSKITRILKDSLGGNAKTLMIACISPSSADFDESLNTLNYAKRARNIQNRATVNCRGEPDRVEGLEQQIRALRRALENRQRSETRIIARSDPDRRSRPGEGEIIRLQAQSAHYRTCTDTAYRLLRELQGEGALTAEQGLRVKDWLCSVEEERSGLTTASGPDSGIESSSTEDTAALRRGRAAVKNQEAETGGEEWGREREESVAQLQGQVQQLERENTDFLAALEDAMEQYKQQSDKLQEQQDVIVELQCLLSGPGVLGLGLHLTPRPHTAPLGSTRHAHNGLTNKRDLGGGEVKDSEEEDAYVNMSQDRRKQVNLTWTKRDVMGGSAAVGRGLLSQLPASEQLSTRRPSNSSVGESSVGLGSEWGLLQAQQKIRELSVTIRMKEELIRELVKTGKDAQALNRQYSRKISALEGEAEQARQEVQEAQRQLQDLEKQEKETSGVTDRTRAQECRRKIAAAQSKVQVLSQRQRDTARLASLSAQSERRVSELERSVQGMRQQQEQLQRRLRHESQQKRRLETEMQRRTHRVKELEIKNEQQQKILRIKTEEIAAFQRQRRSGSNGSVISLEEQLKIEEQKRWLDEEMESVLEQRKGLEDLEGELTKREQILAKKEALLQERSGLETKRLRSSQALSKDLVTLSGRIESLERELSERNGLLRSSSAQDSQQIRQEINNLRLEKDTLLKQRVELDDKLRQGSLLSPEEERTVFQLDEAIEALDAAIEYKNEAITQRQRQLRASASMLSQWEMNLMAKLSYLSASETRALLCKYFDKVVSLREEERKLQLALADLEMRGEEQQQLVQWLENALDRTQLDTDRRLTQQQKEHERSVQLLLQQCREQIDEGLAGRQRQYEGWIHNLRKELNHYKAANLELSNRLRELCGNASQPMEQGKVPVFEGRTAGSGSVERLSRGPDDSRRGGPGEPERPTRSREEIRELVNAPLPATWRRSSLPTEDPCGMEELQQRVAVETSVNRVVQTGTGPWSGTTSLPFSKSRRESRRSSLNTGPLISNNSIIDVRKNPV; from the exons ATGTCTCCCAAAGTGCCTGGCCATGGCAGGGCGGAGGACACGGCGGTGCAGGTCGCTGTTCGAGTGCGCCCCCTGCTGCCCAAGGAGCTGCTGCACAGCCACGAGAGCTGCATGACGGCTGACCCTGAGCAGCGCAGGGTCACTCTGGGTCACGACCGACACTTCCACTGTGACTTCCTGTTTGAGGAGACCAGCTGCCAGGAGGAGGTGTACGCTGTGTGTGTCCAGCCCCTCATAGAGGCCTTCTTTCAGGGTTTCAATGCCACTGTCTTCGCCTATGGACAGACAGGCTCTGGCAAGACATACACTATCGGAGAGGCCAACATTT CTTCCTTTAGGGATGAGGAGCAGGGCATCATCCCCAGGGCTGTGGCTGAGGTCTTCAAGCTGCTGGATGAGAATGACCTTAGTGACTTCTCTGTCCGAGTGTCTTACCTGGAGGTGTACAAGGAGGACTTCAGGGACCTGCTGGAGGTGGAGACAGCCAGCAAGGACATCCACATCAGAGAGGATGACAAGGGCAACATTG TGCTGTGCGGGGTGAAGGAGTGTGAGGTGGAGGGGCTGGACGAGGTGCTGAGCCTGCTGGAATCTGGCAACACGGCCAGACACACAGGCGCCACCCAGATGAACCCCCACTCCAGCCGCTCACACACCATCTTCAGCGTGCACATGGACCAGCGCCGCGGCGGCTCCCGGGCCCATGTTAACACCACCACGGGCACCGGGCCTCACGTCCTCTCCTCTAAGTTCCACTTTGTGGACCTAGCGGGGTCGGAGAGAATCCTCCGCACAGGGAACACAGgggagaggctgaaggagagcaTCCAGATCAACAGTGGCCTGCTGGCCCTGGGGAATGTCATAGGAGCCCTGGGAGACCCCAAAAGGAGAGGCACCCATATACCATACAGGGACTCCAAAATCACCAG GATCTTGAAAGATTCTCTGGGAGGAAACGCCAAGACGCTGATGATTGCCTGCATCAGCCCCTCCTCTGCGGACTTTGACGAGAGCCTGAACACACTGAACTACGCCAAGCGGGCCCGCAACATCCAGAACCGGGCCACGGTGAACTGCCGAGGAGAGCCGGACCGCGTGGAGGGGCTGGAGCAGCAGATCCGGGCTCTCCGCAGGGCCCTTGAGAACCGTCAACGCTCAGAGACCCGTATCATCGCCCGCTCCGACCCAGACAGGCGGTCGCGCCCCGGAGAGGGAGAGATCATCAGACTGCAAGCCCAGAGTGCCCACTACAGGACCTGTACTGACACTGCATACAG GTTGCTGCGTGAGCTGCAGGGTGAGGGGGCGCTGACTGCGGAGCAGGGCCTGAGGGTGAAGGACTGGCTGTGTTCTGTGGAGGAAGAACGGAGCGGCCTGACCACCGCCTCAGGACCTGACAGCGGCATCGAGAGCAGCTCCACCGAGGACACCGCCGCtctgaggagggggagggctGCCGTCAAGAACCAG GAGGCAGAGACTGGTGGGGAGGAGTGGGGccgtgagagggaggagagtgtgGCTCAGCTCCAGGGCCAGGTCcagcagctggagagagagaacacagacttCCTGGCTGCTCTGGAGGACGCCATGGAGCAGTACAAACAGCAG aGTGATAAGCTACAGGAGCAGCAGGACGTGATAGTGGAGCTGCAGTGTCTGCTCTCTGGGCCAGGTGTACTGGGGCTGGGATTACACCTGACACCACGCCCCCACACGGCCCCCCTGGGCTCCACACGCCACGCCCACAACGGACTCACCAACAAACGG GATCTAGGAGGGGGAGAGGTGAAGGACTCTGAGGAAGAGGACGCTTACGTCAACATGAGCCAAGACAGACGGAA ACAGGTGAATCTGACTTGGACTAAGAGAGATGTCATGGGTGGATCAGCAGCTGTAGGGAGAGGTCTCCTGTCTCAGCTGCCTGCCTCTGAACAACTCTCCACCCGGCGACCAT CCAACTCCAGTGTAGGGGAGAGCTCAGTGGGTCTGGGGTCAGAGTGGGGCCTGCTACAGGCCCAGCAGAAGATCAGAGAGCTGTCTGTCACTATCCGCATGAAGGAGGAGCTCATCAGAGAACTGGTCAAGAcag GTAAGGACGCCCAGGCTCTGAACAGGCAGTACAGCCGTAAGATCTCTGCCCTGGAGGGGGAGGCTGAGCAGGCCAGGCAGGAGGTCCAGGAGGCCCAGAGACAGCTTCAGGACCTGGAGAAACAGGAGAAGGAGACCAGCGGTGTCACTGACAGGACCAGGGCCCAGGAGTGTCGCAGGAAGATAGCTGCagcacagagcaaagtacag gtcctGAGCCAGCGTCAGAGGGACACGGCGCGGCTGGCGTCGCTGTCTGCGCAGAGCGAGCGGCGTGTATCGGAGCTGGAGCGCAGCGTGCAGGGCATGAGGCAGCAGCAGGAGCAGCTGCAGAGACGTCTGCGGCACGAGAGCCAACAGAAACGACGCCTGGAGACGGAGATGCAGCGACGCACGCACAGAGTCAAG gagCTGGAGATAAAGAATGAACAGCAGCAGAAGATCCTGAGAATAAAGACGGAGGAGATTGCTGCCTTCCAGAGACAGAGACGCAGCGGCAGCAACGGCTCTGTCATCTCACTGGAGGAGCAGCTG AAGATTGAGGAGCAGAAGCGCTGGCTGGATGAGGAGATGGAGAGTGTTCTGGAGCAGAGGAAAGGACTGGAGGACCTGGAGGGAGAGCTGACCAAGAGGGAACAGATCCTAGCTAAGAAGGAGGCCCTGTTGCAGGAGCGCAGTGGCCTGGAGACCAAGAGACTCCGCTCCAGTCAG GCCCTCAGTAAGGACCTGGTGACGCTGTCTGGCCGTATCGAGTCTCTGGAGAGGGAGCTGAGTGAGAGGAACGGCCTGCTCCGCAGCAGCAGTGCCCAGGACTCCCAGCAGATCCGCCAGGAGATCAACAACCTGCGCCTGGAGAAGGACACACTGCTCAAACAGAGGGTGGAGCTGGATGACAAGCTACGGCAGGGCAGCCTGCTCTCACCAGAG GAGGAGCGGACTGTGTTCCAGCTGGACGAGGCCATCGAGGCTCTGGATGCGGCTATAGAGTATAAGAACGAGGCCATAACCCAGAGACAGAGGCAGCTGAGGGCCTCTGCCAGCATGCTCTCCCAATGGGAGATGAACCTCATGGCCAAACTCAGCTACCTGTCTGCCTCAGAGACCCGTGCGCTGCTCTGCAAGTACTTTGACAAG gtggtGTCGCTGCGTGAGGAGGAGcgtaagctgcagctggccctgGCAGATCTGGAGATGCGTggtgaggagcagcagcagctggTGCAGTGGCTGGAGAACGCTCTGGACCGCACGCAGCTCGACACGGACCGCAGGCTCACACAGCAGCAGAAGGAGCATGAGAGGAGTGTACAGCTACTGCTGCAGCAGTGCCGAG AGCAAATTGACGAGGGCCTGGCAGGGAGGCAGAGGCAGTACGAAGGCTGGATCCATAACCTCCGTAAAGAGCTCAACCACTACAAGGCTGCCAACCTGGAACTGAGCAACAGGCTTAGGGAGCTGTGTGGCAACGCCAGCCAACCCATGGAGCAGGGAAAGG TTCCGGTCTTTGAGGGAAGAACAGCAGGCAGTGGCAGTGTGGAGAGGCTGAGCCGAGGCCCAGATGACAGCCGTAGGGGAGGGCCAGGGGAGCCAGAGAGACCAACCAGATCCCGGGAGGAAATAAGGGAGCTGGTCAACGCCCCTCTCCCTGCCACATGGAGGCgctcctccctccccaccgaGGACCCCTGCGGCATGGAGGAGCTACAGCAGCGGGTGGCCGTGGAGACGTCTGTAAACCGGGTGGTTCAGACAGGCACGGGGCCTTGGAGTGGGACAACATCTCTGCCATTTTCCAAATCACGCAGAGAGTCCCGCCGATCCAGCCTCAACACCGGACCACTGATCTCAAATAATTCCATAATTGATGTGAGGAAAAATCCTGTTTAA